The sequence below is a genomic window from Lolium perenne isolate Kyuss_39 chromosome 7, Kyuss_2.0, whole genome shotgun sequence.
GCACGTCGCCGGTGCTTGGTACCTCTGGAACGCCGCCGCGGGTGAATTAGGCTTCCCCGCCGCAGACGGCTCCGTCAGGCTTCTCAACAGCGAGGGCGACCGGGAATTGCCGCCGTACGGAGAAGCCCCCGGCGAGGAGAGCAGCTCGAACCCGAGAGTGGACAGGAACTGGTAGTTCTGGTCATGGTGGTGATCTTGTAGCTGCAGCATCATGCTGCTGTTATTATTTGATGACGAGGGGCTCATCAGACTTGGTGGGTTGCCATTATCTTGATCGCTTCTCGAGCTCATGTATCCAGAGAGTCCAGATCCGTCCCTAAAACGACCGATAGCAGAAAAAATCATCAATCATCACAAATTCCCCATGCATGTGATCATGAACTACTCATAGAATAAAGTTGGGCGAAAGAATCAACTGTACGCATATGGATATGTATGGTGAACTCACAAGAAAGGCTGGTTCCAGTCAGCGGCGATGGTGGCCGGATCGGGGACACCGGCGGGTTCTTGGAAAGTGATGGAACTGCCGGCGATTGAGTTCGATCTAGGTGACTCTGCAGACCATGCGTTGAACCCGGGCATCTCCGGTGCCGAGCACGATGGGACCGGGGGCGCCAAGGCCGTTCTCCACCAGTGATCGCCGCCGCCACGGGTGACTGGAAGCCCGCTGCTCGTGGTAGCGGCGCCGTTGTACATGGCCGCAGGCGTCGCTGTAGCAGCACGGATCATCTCCTGCCCGTGATCTGCCATGTTTGCTATCTTGCTTTGGTTTTTGGGTAGTGGTAATGAGTAGGGCGTGGTAGTGGCGTAGTGCGTAGTGCTCGCTCTCGGTTATTTGGTGCGGTGAGCAATATAGGAACTAAATATGAGAATGTATATGGAGCTAATTATCTGAAGTGATTAAGCAGAGGTGAGTGTGGAATGTGGAAAGGTGGAGGGGGCGACGTGGTTTTATACAAACCGTTGGGGAAAAGGTATGGAGATGGGGAAGAAGAGAGGAAGAGAATTTAGGTTTTCTGACCACCAAGAGGAAAAGTTGGCCAGGACTCAGGTCGTCGCTAGACTGACATTGACATTATCGCATGCCATCTGATGCAGATGGTGGCATTAGGCATGAGCAATGGTGGCATACACAACTAGCTGCTCCATTAAAAAAGTTGTCGGAAGCAACATGGTCAATTTTATCTCTCCAATGGAAGCTACAACTTTAgtcagaaaaaagagagaaggaaccccacaaatatgacactatgtatatctttctctctccaaaaagCTTTCTTTTTAGGTTTAAGATCCCACTTCTTGAAGAGGAGGCTGCCTCCTCATCCGAATCtactttggaccacccgaacctaGTTAAAGGTGTGAGGCAGTAGCTCTAGGGCAGTGCATTAGGCATGCCCTTATTAGCGGTCACGCGACGACTGAGATCAATAGCTACAGAACAAGACAAGAAAAGTTGCAGATGGTCCTGCTTTTTGACATTGAAACGTCAGGTTGTACCGTACCTGTAACGATGTAGGAGACTTGTATTGAAGTAGCGCGCAGATGTGTGATAGTGCAGTGTATTGGATATAATGTTGTCTTTAGCCAAGTTTGAGCTACCTTACCTACTTTGGCAACAAGAAAATTCTATATATAACTAAAGTATTACAAACCAAAGTATTTTGGGAATGAGATTTGGTGCACGTGAGCATCAGTGATCCCTTTTTAGAAAGGTAATTAAAAATCATATTTCTAAgtttcagaaaaatctgaaaataaatcatgACGTCAGTATTGTATCCCACAACCGTGTAAATTTTCAACTGGAAATAATGTGTATTTTAGgctgcacaaaaataacaaatatgtGGATCTGAGTATATTGATTCAAATCTCCAAAAGAAAAATCAGACTTTGTCATTTTTTTGTAGCTCAGAAAACAAAACATTTGTAATTGAGATTTTATAGGTTAGTGGAATGCATCATTAGCTACTTTTAGAATTTTGTTACATAACTTTTTTAAAAATataaatatatttttatatattttttaataCAATGAGAGCACTGGTTCCCATGATCTAAAAGGACTTTTCGAGTATTTCTGACCCCAGACTAATGAATACTTTATTTGTTTATTTTCTTGAAACCATCGTTTTTCTCAGTTTTTAGCAAAACTAC
It includes:
- the LOC127326225 gene encoding transcription factor bHLH112; translated protein: MADHGQEMIRAATATPAAMYNGAATTSSGLPVTRGGGDHWWRTALAPPVPSCSAPEMPGFNAWSAESPRSNSIAGSSITFQEPAGVPDPATIAADWNQPFLDGSGLSGYMSSRSDQDNGNPPSLMSPSSSNNNSSMMLQLQDHHHDQNYQFLSTLGFELLSSPGASPYGGNSRSPSLLRSLTEPSAAGKPNSPAAAFQRYQAPATCQAAATSINGSNTSFWNPSTGFDSAAYAASLEGPSPAPQSRLAPSLSTKNASEGVGDSTSIPTKKMSTTATTPPLKKKRTETQPSTLPTFKVRKEKLGDRVTALQQLVSPFGKTDTASVLHETIEYIKFLHDQVGAHSAPYLKNRQQVPHSKSSSTNGDEAAAEKRDLTGRGLCLVPVSSTFAVASETPVVDFWNPFGAVFR